The Mesorhizobium loti genome includes a region encoding these proteins:
- a CDS encoding aldehyde dehydrogenase — translation MDIGLLIDGDKRDASGSASYDRMDPFTGKLATRAAAASVADAHAAVEAAAAAFATWSKTGPGERRALLSKAADVMASKVGEFTRLMMEETGATGPWAGFNVMLAANMLREAAAMTTQISGEIIPSDKPGTLAMAIRQPAGVCLGIAPWNAPVILGTRAIAMPIACGNTVVLKASEMCPGTHRLIGQVLVEAGLPKGVINVVTNDPRDAAGIVEALVAHPSVKRVNFTGSTKVGRIIAELAGRHLKPALLELGGKAPLLVLDDADIDAAVNAATFGAFMHQGQICMSTERLIVDDKIADEFVSKLAARASKLPAGDPRGHVVLGSLISSQAADKMEELVADAVAKGAKLVAGGKRTGTVVEATLLDHVTPAMRVYAEESFGPVKPVIRVKGEDEAVRVANDTEYGLSSAVFSRDIKRAFAIAARIEAGICHINGPTVGDEAQMPFGGVKGSGYGRFGGKASIAEFTDLRWVTIEDPGQHYPF, via the coding sequence ATGGATATCGGACTTCTGATCGACGGCGACAAAAGGGATGCGTCCGGCTCGGCCTCCTACGACCGCATGGACCCGTTCACCGGCAAGCTGGCGACACGCGCCGCCGCAGCCAGCGTCGCCGACGCCCATGCCGCGGTCGAGGCCGCTGCCGCCGCGTTCGCTACCTGGTCGAAGACTGGCCCCGGCGAGCGCCGTGCTCTGCTGTCGAAGGCGGCGGATGTGATGGCCTCGAAGGTCGGTGAATTCACCAGGCTGATGATGGAAGAGACAGGCGCGACAGGCCCCTGGGCCGGCTTCAACGTCATGCTGGCGGCCAACATGCTGCGCGAGGCGGCGGCGATGACGACGCAGATCTCGGGCGAGATCATCCCGTCGGACAAGCCGGGCACGCTGGCCATGGCAATCCGCCAGCCGGCCGGTGTCTGCCTCGGCATCGCGCCGTGGAACGCACCGGTCATTCTGGGCACCCGCGCCATCGCCATGCCGATCGCCTGTGGCAACACCGTGGTGCTGAAGGCCTCCGAAATGTGCCCCGGTACGCACCGGCTGATCGGCCAGGTGCTGGTCGAAGCCGGGCTGCCCAAGGGCGTCATCAATGTCGTCACCAACGATCCCAGGGATGCCGCAGGCATTGTCGAAGCTTTGGTCGCGCATCCTTCGGTCAAGCGTGTCAATTTCACCGGCTCGACAAAGGTCGGCAGGATCATCGCCGAACTCGCCGGCCGGCATCTGAAGCCGGCGCTGCTCGAGCTCGGCGGCAAGGCGCCGCTGCTGGTGCTGGACGATGCCGACATCGACGCGGCGGTCAACGCCGCCACTTTCGGTGCCTTCATGCATCAAGGCCAGATCTGCATGTCGACCGAGCGCCTGATCGTCGATGACAAGATCGCCGACGAATTCGTCTCCAAGCTGGCTGCCCGCGCCTCGAAACTGCCGGCCGGCGACCCACGCGGCCATGTCGTGCTGGGATCGCTGATCAGCAGCCAGGCAGCCGACAAGATGGAGGAACTCGTCGCCGATGCTGTCGCCAAGGGCGCCAAATTGGTGGCGGGCGGCAAGCGCACCGGCACCGTGGTCGAGGCGACTTTGCTCGACCATGTCACGCCGGCGATGCGCGTCTACGCGGAAGAATCCTTCGGGCCGGTCAAGCCGGTGATCCGGGTGAAGGGCGAGGATGAGGCCGTGCGTGTAGCCAATGACACCGAGTATGGCCTGTCGTCAGCCGTGTTCAGCCGCGACATCAAGCGTGCGTTTGCCATCGCCGCGCGCATCGAGGCCGGCATCTGCCACATCAATGGCCCGACCGTCGGCGACGAAGCGCAGATGCCGTTTGGTGGCGTCAAGGGTTCGGGCTATGGCCGCTTCGGCGGCAAGGCCTCGATCGCCGAGTTCACCGATCTGCGCTGGGTGACGATCGAGGATCCGGGCCAGCATTATCCGTTCTGA